In one Babylonia areolata isolate BAREFJ2019XMU chromosome 12, ASM4173473v1, whole genome shotgun sequence genomic region, the following are encoded:
- the LOC143288534 gene encoding uncharacterized protein LOC143288534, protein MADLNEASAVSAEADLAEEIYVLESIYISELTVERDEKGRQSSMSVALHPATGMDESKKYVCMTLCFKFPPSYPNEVPTIMVKNPRGLGEENLQSLIEDMMKIAEERKGGQMLFELIEMAKDCLTEGNLPHCECAICLDHFEEGDNFVKTDCYHYFHRACLARCAAAFMASVHEQEAPAPGHIHRAEDQNIFRCPMCRVALTLDLSDLLAETPGEEKEEEFVPSPELRRQQEERAALYKQQKAKGGIIDLELEKNKFLVDENTVVPLGRRHDDDEEKTPDLTSSRWKAEGDSLRDRKEDVLSRRENGEHQPAASHCFAGRGRHRTVQQYDVRQGFSDYDDDEGDHTDLPEARHHRGRGGRPDHWGGGGGYRSQGRKHQGSRPPHHHHQVSKGHRPGKVVDVFFGDGGQGYSDYDEDFADGVKDSRTDRTGGRGVRPDCGENHRTWRGRGRANKMTHHRERRGDLRDCQGPRSDPRNIRDNLRDSNENLRERTEDSTHRKERMRDSGLQTDSQKDGDYYRRGGDHHATDWESNKEQGRHGGASPREVQHRDPNPARKQGRRGRHGDNRQGHGTGDQGPRGHRDRPVENRQQSGQDIHRPVENRQQSGQDRHRPGENRQQSGQDRHRPGENRQQSGQDRHRPGENRQQSGQDRHRPVENRQQSGQDRHRPGENRQQSGQDRHRPGENRQQSGQDRHRGHRDFIPRGHDRDGEDWTRERDSPREQTSEGREKRQEPQNGPRDGEGQSRPEGPGKNRQKDFQDDQSEDARHSPRNFKYDNDHGSWRERNIQTGGSQRSGDHHCGETEGRDKHKMCLAERQNSHENGDSQTLQQDRDQDKTHDRVRGDRTFVRGGAGRGRLRGRGRNRPPGSRSEPDTATTPSQRMDGQNENEDWDSGCPGQKNLSADARRGNRKLGQSAKQDGARDSAVSKASSEDWNPEPQAQNWPADKRHGNNDNNKGQRFSRRGGKGVHDKAQDVQPLRDIHDRPQKDLHSLRDGDSTRRQGPPPGFARQGPPPGFADTDGFRKPEPAAVAKAAAASVCPPPGFS, encoded by the exons ATGGCGGACCTCAACGAAGCAAGTGCTGTTTCAGCTGAAGC AGATCTTGCTGAGGAGATTTATGTTCTTGAATCCATCTACATCTCAGAACTGACAGTGGAACGTGATGAAAA AGGACGTCAGAGCAGTATGTCCGTGGCCCTTCACCCGGCCACTGGCATGGACGAGAGCAAGAAGTACGTGTGCATGACTCTGTGCTTCAAGTTCCCACCCAGC TACCCAAATGAAGTTCCAACAATCATGGTGAAAAATCCTCGTGGTCTAGGTGAAGAAAACCTCCAAAG tttgaTTGAAGACATGATGAAGatagcagaagaaagaaaaggtggtCAGATGCTGTTTGAATTAATTGAg ATGGCCAAGGACTGTCTGACGGAAGGCAACCTCCCGCACTGCGAGTGCGCCATCTGCCTGGACCACTTTGAGGAGGGGGACAACTTCGTCAAGACGGACTGCTACCACTACTTCCACCGGGCGTGCCTGGCGCGCTGTGCCGCAGCCTTCATGGCCAGTGTCCACGAGCAGGAGGCACCGGCGCCTGGACACATCCACAGGGCTGAGGACCAG AATATCTTCCGGTGCCCCATGTGCCGCGTGGCCTTGACCCTTGACCTGAGCGACCTGTTGGCGGAGACCccgggggaggagaaggaggaggagtttgtGCCATCCCCAGAGCTGCGTCGGCAGCAGGAGGAGAGAGCAGCGCTGTACAAGCAGCAGAAGGCCAAAGGCGGCATCATTGACCTGGAGCTGGAGAAAAACAAGTTCTTGGTGGATGAG AACACAGTTGTGCCCCTGGGCAGGAGacatgacgacgatgaagaaaagACACCTGATCTCACCAGCAGCAGATGGAAAGCAGAGGGGGACTCCCTCCGGGACAGGAAAGAGGACGTGCTCAGCAGGAGAGAGAACGGAGAACACCAGCCAGCAGCAAGCCATTGCTTCGCAGGCAGGGGCAGACACCGAACAGTCCAACAGTACGACGTGAGGCAAGGTTTCAgtgactacgacgacgatgaagggGACCACACGGACCTCCCTGAAGCCAGGCACCATAGAGGTCGAGGCGGCCGACCTGAccactggggtggtgggggtgggtaccGGTCTCAGGGTCGAAAGCATCAGGGGTCTCgaccaccgcaccaccaccaccaggtctCCAAGGGTCACAGACCCGGGAAAGTTGTTGACGTCTTCTTCGGAGATGGTGGTCAGGGTTACAGCGACTACGACGAGGATTTCGCCGACGGTGTTAAAGACAGCAGGACTGACAGGACAGGCGGAAGAGGGGTCAGACCTGACTGCGGAGAGAACCACAGAACGTGGAGAGGGCGCGGCAGGGCGAACAAGATGACCCACCACAGGGAGCGGCGGGGAGACTTGAGGGACTGTCAAGGTCCCAGAAGTGATCCCAGAAACATCAGAGACAACCTCAGGGACTCCAATGAAAAtctcagagagaggacagaggactctacacacagaaaggaaaggatGAGGGACAGTGGACTTCAGACTGACTCTCAGAAGGACGGCGACTATTATAGGAGAGGGGGGGACCACCACGCAACAGACTGGGAAAGCAACAAGGAGCAGGGCAGGCATGGTGGAGCATCCCCCAGAGAGGTGCAGCACAGGGACCCGAACCCTGCCAGGAAGCAGGGGAGGAGAGGGCGGCACGGAGACAACCGGCAGGGACACGGCACTGGGGACCAGGGACCCAGGggccacagagacagaccagtAGAGAACAGACAACAGTCAGGGCAGGACATACACAGACCAGTAGAGAACAGACAACAGTCAgggcaggacagacacagaccaggagagaacagacaacagtcagggcaggacagacacagaccaggagagaacagacaacagtcagggcaggacagacacagaccaggagagaacagacaacagtcagggcaggacagacacagaccagtagagaacagacaacagtcagggcaggacagacacagaccaggagagaacagacaacagtcagggcaggacagacacagaccaggagagaacagacaacagtcagggcaggacagacacagagggcaCAGGGACTTCATACCAAGGGGACATGACAGAGACGGTGAAGACtggacgagagagagggacagcccCAGAGAGCAGACCTCGGAAGGCAGGGAAAAGAGACAGGAACCCCAGAATGGGCCCCGGGACGGAGAAGGCCAGAGCAGGCCCGAGGGCCCTGGGAAAAACCGCCAGAAAGATTTCCAAGATGACCAGTCAGAGGATGCAAGACACTCCCCACGGAACTTCAAGTATGACAACGACCACggatcatggagagagagaaatatccaGACCGGAGGAAGTCAAAGAAGTGGTGACCATCATTGTGGTGAAACTGAGGGGAGAGACAAGCACAAGATGTGTCTAGCAGAGCGGCAAAATAGCCACGAGAATGGTGATAGTCAGACCTTGCAACAAGACAGGGATCAGGATAAAACTCATGACAGGGTGAGAGGGGACCGGACCTTTGTCAGAGGCGGGGCAGGTCGTGGCCGGTTGCGTGGCAGAGGGAGGAACCGACCCCCTGGTTCGCGGTCAGAGCCggacaccgccaccaccccctcccagagAATGGACGGCCAGAATGAGAATGAAGACTGGGACTCAGGGTGCCCCGGACAGAAAAACCTGTCCGCAGACGCCAGGCGTGGAAACCGGAAACTTGGACAATCGGCAAAACAGGATGGCGCAAGAGACTCTGCGGTGAGCAAGGCTTCCAGCGAAGACTGGAATCCTGAACCCCAGGCACAGAACTGGCCAGCTGACAAGCGCCacggcaacaatgacaacaacaaaggacaGAGGTTTTCCaggaggggaggaaaaggagTCCATGACAAAGCTCAGGATGTCCAGCCACTCAGAGACATCCATGACAGACCTCAGAAGGACCTCCACTCCCTCAGGGACGGTGACTCCACACGAAGACAGGGTCCCCCTCCAGGCTTTGCCCGGCAAGGCCCGCCCCCTGGCTTTGCTGACACTGACGGCTTCAGGAAACCTGAGCCTGCAGCTGTTGCCAAAGCTGCTGCGGCCAGTGTCTGCCCCCCTCCTGGATTCTCATAG